In Trichoplusia ni isolate ovarian cell line Hi5 chromosome 10, tn1, whole genome shotgun sequence, the genomic window TCTATGCGAAATCAGCCACAAATTTACAGTATAGTTATACAGGAGATTTCAAATTTGCAGAGTATggcatttatttttcatgtcgGCAATCTCTTTtcataaacgtttttttttgttgaaccGTTATTAGTCGTATATTCCGATTTTTAGGACGGACAAAAACAAGGgtatttttaaggtaaatactgattattttggtttttaatttggGGCTGACAATGGAATAAGACGTAAAATCTACTGGTACCAAAGTTGGTACAGCACATATGTGCACTCGCTACCTCCAGAGGTTCTACCTCATTTCACTGTGTTAGATTAGTTTACTCTCCACCATTCAGTGTGAGTGTATTTTAGTTGGCACTTCTGTGAATCTGGACTGAACTCCTTGCTTTATGAAGAGCATTATTGCCATTAAGCAGTCCTAGGAATTACACAAGTTGTGACTGGCGTCTAAGTATTTCATCGAAGTCCCAGATTAATGTAACTACAAATAGTACAAATACTTCTATactgacttaaaaatatatcttcaagTACTGAATGTAACTCTGagataatgttaaaaacaaacgaTAAATGTTAGCGGACATCATTAACACAGCCtgtatattaacataaataaattcattgattAATCGGAGGGTATAAAACGGTAGATTTGTCATCAGCCTCTAGCTTACTAGGTCAGCGGTCACCATGGCATCTCTAGCATACTTGTTCCTCGCAATTCTTGCTACTGGTACGTACCTAATTAATCTTAAATTTCCAGCAATgagtttgaaatttgaataatttatgcaaatatgtatttatataaattatggtGCCATTTGAGATTCTCATGATTCTGATTCTGCGCTTGCTTAAGACTTTCTTAACGTAAATTCTTCCTTTTGGAAACTTTAAAAGCCTTGGTGGAGTTTAGAttagattttgaaaataacatttttggactTAACCCTCTCAACATAACTGGGCCCCAATTGATGGACGAAtgggaatttaattaaaatgacactttgtGCTCTAGGCATTTTGCCAACACTAAAATTGAAAGTTCATTACGGGTCGGACGGGACTGCACATCTGTAGAAAAAGGCCATATTAAGCCATACGGCAAAGTAGCAACTCTTTccatgtttcattttcaatttgtaaaatTCTTAGGCTTACCTAGGTTTactgataaacatttttttcttgacAGCTTCAGCAGCGCCTGAGACTCGCCTTGCTGGCGGTGATCCCACCACCATCAACGACTTCCCCTACATAGTGGCCTACACCTACTCGTACCCCAATGCTGGTATCACCATCCAGCGTTGCGTGGGATCTCTGATCTCCTCCTGGCATGTGCTCTCTTCGGCTTTTTGCTTCAGGTAACTATAATATCTACTTTAATGACtatttactcacgcttatttatcgggatggcAAAACGGCTTTTAAAACTGACCTGTAAGAGGGACCTTTCTGTATTCGATTCGAGTCAGTGCGACGGATAGGAAATGTTGACTGCAGCGAGCTCAAAGGATtgaaaaacatataatttgtcattcctataaaaaaatgaatgattgCATTTTTTGGacgtaaaaatgtatttaatttaagacgCAATGGTTTCAAATATCATGAAATTTATTAACACTTCATATTCGTGTATACGTTCTAATCATTTTTTTGATTActtaaaatatctcaaaatgTATGCCTAAGCGTATAAGTTCCATATCCTACCACAAAAGTAGGTAGTAGTTTATCTAAACCTTGATCTTTTCAACAAATTCAATGAAAGATAAAATGTTGCATTTCACAATCAATCATTGGGCTCAATCTGATATGCTCTTGTGTAACGTAACAACAATTTCCAGTGGCGCCAATTTGGACAACTTGCTGGTCCGCGCCGGTTCCACCAACAGCTTGGTCGGCGGCACTGTTGCCATGGTCAGCCACTTCGTGCAGAACCCTGACTACGTCGCGAGCCCCCGCGCTAATGACATCGCCGTGTCCTTCCTCGTCGAGCCGCTAGGCATAACTGACACCATCAATGTGTTGTACCTCCCTCCTAACAACTTTTACCTCGCCGATGGACTTCCTCTTAAGGTTTTCAGCTGGGGATTCGATGCTGTAAGTTGagtctttattattatttttttaacttaaggCTTGCTTGCGTTGATTCTGAGAGAGTTCATAATCTTATTCGAAAGTCATCTCCCCTTCAGATTTACAAACATGTCTTTAATAGACATTTTCCTTCTTtcgataaaaaaagaatctctttaacttcttttttacaAGTATTGTGTTTCTCGCAATTGGATCCTTCCGTTTTTCAGGAGGGAAGCCAATCCGACACTCTCCAGTCAGTAACTCTTGACAAGCAGAACTTAGATGAATGCGCAGCTACCTACGCCGATGAAAGCGCCGTCGCTATCACAGACAGTgagttttaagataaataacataatatttcagGGACTTTATATTGGGTGGATAGTGGCATATTGCAAGAGAGATATGTTTAATAGTGTACTCCAATACGCTGAGTTTTATTATGTGGTCATAGTATTATACTatcttcaaaaacaatatttaaactacCACTGCCACTACTAAGAAGAATTGaggaggcttatgtccagcggtggacgaatatgggctgatgatgataaagaAGAAGAATctagaaccaaaataaaaaaaggaagcAAATGAAGGTTTCTTCCGTCATTAAAGAATTTTCCTTATGAAGATTAACTAATAACTAAGGTCTTCCGTTAAGCATCTAAGCTTTAcctaaacaatacaattataacACCCACAATCTTTTCCAGACGTCATCTGCGCCAGCGCAGCCGGTAAAGGCACGTGCAACGGCGACTCCGGCGCCCCCATGGTTCTCGACAACGTGATCGTGGGCGTGTCCTCATACTTCAAGAACTGCGGTGATGATGCATATCCTGATGTCTTCACGAGGGTCGACAAGTTCACCAACTGGATTCTGTCTGTCGCTGTAGCAGGCAGGAGTTCTCCAGGGATGCAAGCTGCCCCGGCTACTTTGTAGATATAACACCCGGATGCCAAAacgcaattttaaattatcttaaatATGTCGCGTATGACATTTTAAAGTGACAGAGTGACACATTAAAAGTGATTGTTGTTTTAGTATTCAGGCATAAGTGCCTGTAATTTTTAAGATTCATAATTTGATCATACCTCCAGCTAGTCATATGACTGGTCCACAAAATAACTGGACTAAGTGTTAAAGAGTTAAACAACATCGTTTTTGATATGGACATATTTTTGGTTTACCTAATAATTAGGGGTTTCTCTAAATTTTGTGATCTCCAGTGATTTCCTGTGCCGGCGAAGAGCACGGTTATTCTTAgctttaataaattgtataaattattaatttgttttattttcaacttcaAGTACACCATCATCCTTTTTATTCCTAAGCTTTTATATTAATGTAcccataataaataaataacaggtTTGGCTACGGTGTTCAATAAAactagaataatttaataaaaaatatttattgagtaAATCTCTCTTATTTGTTATCGTTATACATTTGCATGTACAAATCTGAAACGGAATGGAACCCTCTTTGGATATAGTTTTATacaaata contains:
- the LOC113498013 gene encoding trypsin alpha-like yields the protein MASLAYLFLAILATASAAPETRLAGGDPTTINDFPYIVAYTYSYPNAGITIQRCVGSLISSWHVLSSAFCFSGANLDNLLVRAGSTNSLVGGTVAMVSHFVQNPDYVASPRANDIAVSFLVEPLGITDTINVLYLPPNNFYLADGLPLKVFSWGFDAEGSQSDTLQSVTLDKQNLDECAATYADESAVAITDNVICASAAGKGTCNGDSGAPMVLDNVIVGVSSYFKNCGDDAYPDVFTRVDKFTNWILSVAVAGRSSPGMQAAPATL